The following DNA comes from Notolabrus celidotus isolate fNotCel1 chromosome 12, fNotCel1.pri, whole genome shotgun sequence.
ACAAATATGTTGTTAACATACCTTATTACTTCTCCTATGATGGCCCTGAGTCCATATTCTGTACTCCACACAAACACTGCCTGAGCGAACACGGATGAAAGCTGGTCGAAGTGTTGCAGCAACTGGATCACCTTTACACTTGCACCTGTAAGAGTTATGTCAAAGTGTACACTTTAAATCAAATACTTAACACAGCATTAACTCATAAATGTAGGGTCTATAACGAGTGGTAATGCTATATTGGTTTGGCTTTTCAAACGTCATTCTCAAAACTGATACGACTGACAAGCTGCAtatgaatcattgctttaacatttatttatcttatttaattattgatttatctatttatttcttctgttcATCTAATCTTATTGACGCTACCttacttttaacttttctttccactattacttattttattaattttattgtattgattttattttatttttaattttttttatttatagtcatgccttttataattttaccattgctgttgttttctgtctctgttattctgtgaagcactttgggctgcatgtttttaatgtatgaaaggtgctatgtaaataaagttgagttgagttaaaaaCAGACTGGTACTGAGAGACTAACCCAGGAGATGATTGTACTTCTTGATAAGGATCCCCAGAAGGTGGATTATACAATCTCTGGTGGGTTTGCTCTTGACATGGCCAATGGTCGGGTTCTCAAGTAGTTTGTAGCAGCAGCAGGTCACACAACTaagaaaagaaggagacagGACTTGGAGCTATGGTCAAATTCTTCAGATagtaaataaaacattgtgTACCTACTAAAAAAAGCTACACAACAATAACCAGTAGAAGCTGCGTTTTTTAGCATTATTCTTGTTTGCCAAACGCCGAAATATGAAGACCTTCAAAGAGAACTAAAAAACAGTTGCTGTGTGCGTTTtcagttaaaaacatttttacataaacTCAAATTAAGACATCTGTTTAATCCATCAGGGCAGAGATCTGGGGAAGTAATCTGGAAATGGCAACAGGTAACGAAATTAAGACATTCAACCCTGATACTTCACTTTTGCCCAGAGCTCCCCGTACAGTTTAGTACCTGATGAACTCTTCCTCCACCAGGGAGAGGTTCCAGAGGGAACGGATATccagctggaggagctgaatGAGTGCGTGCAgcaccttctctctctcagagtCCCATTGCAGCAGTCCTTCCCCACCACCTTTGCCTTTTTTGCCACCCTGTGTAAGACATGAGAAATGCTAGTGAAATGAAAGTTTGACTTCAGGAAACTCAGCTGAAATAACCTCCTTAGTGAACCAAAAGTAATATATATGCCCTCAGATTACCAAAAAGTAGTTCATTACAGTCAAACCAAATGCATACAGACTGTGGACCCCTTGCAAGCTGATACATATACATTCATACAACcgacacacaatcacaaacaaacatttccgCATTGTTTGAAGCCTTCTGTCTGTCCCGTCCCACTGCTCTTGGGGGGGCAGAGATTGCAGAAGGCAACAGGATTACTTTGGGTGGGCCCTTACAGTCGTGCAATAACACTACATCACACTACCAAGACTACCCATCATCAGCAGGCTGGAGGCCACGGTCTCTTGGTATGACTAGATCATAAAACTTGCCATAATCTCATCAATGGGCAATTTAAAATAGTTTACAGAACAATTCACTGTCTGAGTGGTCAACAAGCATTATTGAGCAAGGGCTACTATACCTTTCCAGGGGCTGTGATAATACTCTGTCTATAGGAGTCACTCTCAAGGGTCTCTGTGAGTTTGCAGAGCAGGTAGACGCTCATTTTAACTGCGTTAAGCTTCTCTTTGCGCTCCGCAGCCGAGACAGAGGTGGAGACAAAAAAAGCTGGCAGGGTGGCAGCCAGACCACTAACcactgaaaaggaaaaaaacattatatATGTTATCACCATGGCATTTAAggtttatatgtatatttattcatgattttttttttttacagcttgaATGTAGAAAACTAGAAATGTCTCACCTTGTACCAGTAAATCAAGAGCATCTTCTTTTGCAGCTAGCTCCACTGAGTTGAAGTGCCTTGAAAAGTAAAGACAGCAGCTTTGATTAGCTGTTCTTGTTCCTGATAGCATTAATACAGTAAgccatatcaatcaatcagactttatttataaagcgcttttcatacaatgccaTTGTAACACAGTGTGCTGTCCattaaaaattaagaaaaagatccaacccccagccccgaccccaaacccacccacaatcctaaggttaagaacacaatatactgtatgcaacaaaagtaataaaaacaataaataagttgctgaatgaactgaggaaacgctgtcattatatcttaatgagggaacactggaggtaaattaagatgttaaaactcaacacaggaaattaaaatcaccaaaataaaatacatttctaagataataaaacactaaaatattaaaccattaaaagaaaagaagatgctatacttaaaatgaataaataaataagtacataaataaataaagtagattgaaagtgactaaaatttgaactagataataaatacatatgcTTCTCCTGCAGCCTTGAATCTGTTGCAGGAGAGCCTGGCtttgagtgagcttgtctctgtaaatgtgtttaaaagcagactgaaggctcttggGGAAGATGCTTCAATTTGTAGATGCTTTGgctgatgacttttgttctgaatcCCATGatgtgttgtaatgttttagaattatgggctgtttgtctgtaacttttctggaatgtgctgctgctgatcttggccaggacacacttgaaaaagagatttttaatctcagtgTGGTTTCTTCCTggttaaatacaataaaataaaataaataaatagatagataaatatcAGATCATCAATACTCACTGAAGCACACTGTAGCCTGTGTCGAAGTGCTCTAATATACACAAAGGACCCTGGCTTCGCAATGCTGCCTTGAATTCTGTGAAATagagaaaaaacactttaaatcaaCAGCAGCACAACTCAAGAAACAGCGTGTCACACAGAAAAAGGATCATGACTTAAAAccattttatgcagtctatgcttAAAACTTAAGAAACAACACTTACTACTGAGATGGGAAGGCAGCTGTTTTGGGGAAACCACGTCTTGAACAACGTACTGATTGATCCCCCCAGTTTTGACCAggtcacccacacacacaggtacaaagAAGTCCCACGACATCCCTTtgtgaagagaaaaacaatgaaacaattaacatttataattgTTATGATGAAACTTAAGCTTCTGTAGCAAAGGCTGAACATATTATTAAACATATATTAAAGTTGGCTACGGTTCATCGCGATGTAACATTTAACAAATCACTTATCATGAACACGCTATTGTAGTCgatacttaaaaataatcatCATGGATATTTGGGTAAAAGATACCAGCAGGCTAACTAGCTTGAATCGCGCAACTACATAGTCCAACTTCGCGGCTGTAATGGTTTAATTGCTTAAAAGTGATGCTAAACATGTCcaacagttccatttaagctatTTACAAAGAACCCCGCTCACTTTTAGTGCCTGTGGTCCTGTTATCCACAATTTCGTCCTTCGGAAACTTGACTGCAGTCCTCGTCCTCTACCGTCTGTAAGCGGTTTGAATCCTCAGCTTTTCAAATCTGTCCGGACATCGCGCCAAAGCCTCGAAACTCTGACGTCATAAACGTGCGACGTCTCTGCAAGAACTATTACGCAATGGTGTCACCTACTGGCAAAGGATTAACACTACACCAGAAGTCAAACTACTCATGTGCAGtgatggacaaagtacacagcttcattacttaagtcaaagtatagatactccaggtcaaatattactccaatacaagtgaaagttgctctgtcagattattacttgagttaaagtactgaagtacttgcttttaaaaatacttttaaaatatctctaaatgttgtgttttcacaatacataaatgcagtaaagaatacataggagtaaattctgttacattatgttaatctagaaaccattacttgaaatctctaaaaactataccatggaataaaaacaacgactaagttactccaagcacagacaacttagtttgaaatgtctatctggaatgaaacaaatgttatgtatctcaacacactttctcaggttggactgagaatttttgtatgtttgggcagagtgggacacagggagaacatttcaaacgatacgtatcattcttcatttcaaaaacctctaacacgggctgaagatatggccatgggtgctcaggtggagaattataaccATCATTAacaactgcctgatctgagtgaaacttgctctgtgtttgctccgcGTTCAACCGTGAAGACacatgatatacaggtatgactaaaccactgagacaaacagaactacacaaacacattttactgtctaagggatcagatttcagagaagagaaggaaattcatgagccgacttcaaagcaaaagtagtgagtaactagagcattgatagaaatatagtggagtcaaaagtacaataattgtcttctgaatgtagtggagtaaaagtaataagtaccccaaaaaataatactaaagtaaagtacagatactcaaaaactgtacttaagtatTGTACTCAATTAAAATCTACTTTGTTAATGTCCACCACTGGAAACACCTCAAAGACAAAGAACCACAGAAGCAACATTTTTGAGGTAGTAGCTGTATTCAAATGATTGACAACACAAGCACCCCCTCTTCCTTGTACCAATGTTTCAGCTACAGAAATGACAATACTTTTCACATAATGTCTTACTTTCTATACAGCACtcaatcaaatgttaaaatgaaatagTTAAACTCACTACCACAGTTGCCTAATACTGTCAGGATGCagcatttgtattcatttttttgcCCTTTTGTTATACATAAATCATAACACTAGTGTTTCAAGGCTAAGCACAAAAAACTAACTATACAACAAAGCCAAAATGTATCCATGACTGAACCGTTGTCCAAGAAAATAATTCTGTTTCTGATTGAACACCTGAATGTTGTATGTTGTGTGTCCCATTAGAACTGTTTAACTATCCATGGCAGCTGTAGTGTTTAATATGCAGTCATAAAAAAGTCACAATAAGAGCACCAAAGaaaactaaaaaagaaatgtaaaaaaaaatcaaaaaaaaaaatcaatatttaaatacaattgTAACCACTTggctccttcacacacacacacacactgcatcagAACAAAGCAAATGATGTAAACCGAAAGAAAAAGCACCAAATTGTTAAGGAAGATGAGAACAAAAAAGTCTATTAACTAATGAAGAAATACTCTTCTCCCTCTCCGTCTGATCCAAGTCCACATTTCGTTCCAGGTTAAccaggtgtttttattttctctttctatCTTGAGAGCATCGTGGACAATACCTGCATGGAATAGAACAAATAATATACAGCAAAATCTCATtttaacaacagcaacaaaatacattttaattaaaaataggaTAGTACACTGCAGGCTCCATTTCCTTTACTAAGTTTCTTACCATTTTCCTCTTGGTTTGGTTGTCAGGCCCACACAGGCAAAATGGAACCACTCAATGGAgcactgaagagagacaaaaaaacaacaacgtcATTCAAAGTGATGTTGGGGTGCAGGTAGGCCTGGAGATATAACCGTGCCCCATGTGCAGATGCTGTGGTCCTCGTCTTGGCTGCAACCCTTTACTTCAGCTGTCTtacaaataaaaggcaaaatatTCCCCAAacataacattaaaaaagtgcTATTAAATATTCCTGCATATTGAGCACTCAGTAATAATAAGATGTTATAAAGAAAGTATGTCATTGGCTCTGTGGCATCTGTTAATCTATCACTTGCCCCAACTTTTGTTGCCTTATCCACAGAGGATGATCATGAGACTGTAGGACTCTTTATCCATGAATCTGTCATGGCATTAGGGAAAGTTGTGTCAGGAAAAGGGTGTACATGTCCTTTAGGGGCAATAACTGCTTATTGACATTTACCATAAAACTCTagcttctttttattattcttattcagGTCGGTATTATTAAAATAACACAGCTATTTAAGTTCGTTTTTAAactaaaaatattcaaagttaaTGTATATGTGATAAAATATATGCATGAAATCCAAATTTTTTTGTAAAGGGCATCTGAGTTAAGGTCCCTGTGATGACTATTCATTCtctgtttctgtattttattcattGCTTACTTGCTAAGTGTCACCATTCTTCAAGAGCGTTCATAAGGGGAGCTTTGGACTGGTCCTGCAACCGACTGAAACTGATATGGATGCCCTTATATGACCCATGTACAAAATTAAACAAGACCCTCAgaaaaggcgtttttccaccacaggaactttaccccggagctagggactttacccctgaactacgtacgttttgaccggaggaacaagggtctaaatttagctcaGGGGTTGATAAtcttccccctgaaaagcccctgcttgggggggtagtacttttcaaaggtcctgggactttcgtttgaacgtaacggtgtttgtggagttaacacagttgttgaaacagagAGGGATTTCCTGGGAATGGAtactagtttatttttttattaagattaaaaaaatattatttaaaatacattttttttctccatacgtcactggcctgatttgcacaatctacccaggacttcagcctgcggtcgaaacgcagacaacaatggggggcacaggaaccttttagttctggggaaagtagttctgggggctaaaagaccccggaagtcttggtcgaaatgcacctgaAAAGATTAATTATTTCTAcatagttattattttttatgtctgtATACCAACTATTCAAAATTTTACCACACACGAAAGATTCATATTGAATTATGTGACACATATAGAGTAAAGAAGGATTAGGTCTTTTTTGTCAGAACAGCAAGGAGACAAAAtgttcctcaaaggagcttcCACAGTATTGTGTAGAAGTGGGAACATTTGGTGATATTGAGTGGTCAGACTCCAGGACGAAAAAGCTCCCCTGCTTACCCCTCCAGTTGGTAAAACTACTCTGATGACAAGAAACTCCTGATATGCATGATAAGTATCATCATTCTTTGGAGTTTTTACAATCAAAAACATCTATTTGTATAAATTATTTTGTACCCAACAACCACTCTTGTCTTCCAACTGGTGCATTTTGCGAGGGCAATTACTGAAAACTAAAACGTATGTAACTACTCTGTTTTTTCTGTGCTGACTGCACCTTTAACAGTTATACCCTAAGCTCTCTTCCCGTAATATATTATTTGTCAGAGGTATATTTTTCTAGAGAAATCTTTCAGAAAATCTcatcaaataaaatctgataataAATTCTGCAGTGGTTCCATTAACAGGCAACAGGAGAAACTAATATAAAAAGGTACAAGACgatatgaaaataaacacattctcACCAATGTGTTACGTTCTCTCATCACCTTTCTCTGATCTTttgtttaatcattttattttttgctttttactTTTATGGCTTCATGTCATTTCAACATTAACCTCTACAGCAGCAtttccaaaacaaacattaacttAAGTTACAACATCCTgcagcagaaaatgtaaaattacaAAGAGATATAAGAAGTTACAtcccaaaaccctaacccttaaacCACCTcctgagactaataaaacaaaCTCACATCAGTGTTGTCACAGCCGATCATCTCGCCGTAAGAGACCTGATGGCACAGACAGTAAGTTGGTTCGTTGGGGTCCACTGGCATGTCCAGCACATCAGAGGGGTGCACATTCCCAAAATTAGCCGTTGGGCTGTTGAATTCTCCCCTGAtgatcagaaaaaaagaaatgcaaatgGAGAAGAATACATAATAAACTAATATTAATAACTTTTACATGAAATTTAAACATGAGCAAGGAGATGCGCAACATACGGCTGAAGGAGTTTGACTTTCTTCTGTGCGCTCTTGGGACTGCCATCTTCATCTGAACTCTTCACTTTAGACCTTGTTTTAGCCgtcttcttttccttctgtCTGGTGTCAACTGAAACAACAcaatcactttttattttactccacagtttgtttttttcatggtCCTGACAGTCCTCTATGTAGAACAGCAAAAAGACATTTAGCACATACTGTAGCAACACACCTTTCTTCCCCTTACTGGAGGTGGAATCATAGTCTGTGCTCTCAATCTGCTTCTCCTTCAGGTCAGCCTCGAACCGAGCCAGGTCTGTATCAAGACGTCTGATGTGTTTGTCGacctgtagaaaaaaaagaacttgaGCAGACTGACCCTGGTGTCCACTGGTGTACATTCAGCATGGTGCATGTGCAAAGCTTTCCCTCTCACATTACTTACAGATGATTATAAAACATTATATTTATCTTAAAGATACCAACCATTTCATAGGTCTGCATGGCCAGTTGCACTTTATCATCTCCAAACTCCTTGCATTTACTGTAAGACTGCTGAATCTGCCTTAGTATGGACAGTTTTTGCTCTGAGGAAAGAGTTCGGGCATTGGCAGTGTACTCTTTGGCAAGAGAGTCTATCTGCCCCTTTAGATCTGCAAGAGAAGCAAGGAGTGAGACTGTTAATGTGGAATTGACTTACAAATCTGGCAAGACCTCTTTGTGTACAGTAattctcaggtaaacagaaaaacactgtaTTTACTGTTATCTTTAATACAAgctttctgttttcttccttaAAGCTCCTACGAGGAACTTTTCGTTCGTGTCAAGTTTTGGTGCCTCCTGTGGTCAAATTTGACACCTCTGATAACTTTGATTATCTTGTACtacatatgaagagttcattttcaaaaaacaataactctgtttttataaattttcaaaaacatgtttctttttgttttagattcctaataaagttacattttcaagatacctctgattagtaaagtcaatttgacttagtcaaagccacccaacctcagttgattgataataccaaaagctagtaatagaaaaaatatgttttttgaaatatttttttgtttttcataagtgagttaactgtttttgcaaatgaactcttaatATATATACTACgagttttcttaaaaaaaacaatcatggaaattaatttaataatgtgtttaatatttcatgctAGGCAGATGGGGAAAAACGATTTTTACACACAGGTAGGCAGATGTGATGCTCAATATTCCACAAGCACATAACAAATCAGCAAGACCATATACTTCAATAATGCAGGGGAAGGAGACAAGCACATCAAAGCTAATAGTTAAGAAAAGCAAGATAGaagtgagttttaagaagacatttaaaagaGGGCACTGAGCTTGCATGCCTGACATCCTTGTGCTCCACGATGTGGAGCCCCAACTGCAAATGCTCAGTCACCTCTTGTGACCAGATTTAGGGACCACATAGGGTTCTGCTAGAAGGCCACAGGTAGAGTAATTGTAACTCTTCAGTACAGGAAGTGTAAAGCATTCTGTATAACAATTATTCTTGCCCCCCCATTATATATGTTTGACCACCACAACTCCATTGGGACGATTTAAAGGTTCATAACACAAAGGTTGGGAACCACAAGTGGTTGACAGTAACAGAGtcaatgtacttgagtactgtacttaagtacattttttgagtatctgtactttacttgagtattattttttgggggaacgtattacttttactccactacattcagaagacaattattgtactttttactccactacatttctatcagtgctctagttactcactacttttgcttttacgtcagctcatgaatttccttctctgttctgaaatctgatcccacggttgcacgtggagcaaacacagagcagatttcactcagatcaggcagttcatttagaggtggtaatgatgtctgTAATTCCCCACCttagcacccatggtcatatcttcagcccgtgttagaggtttttaaaatgaagaatgatacgtatcgtttgaaatgttctccctgtttcccactctgccataacatacaaacattcactgtccaacctgagaaagcgtgttgagctacgtaacatttca
Coding sequences within:
- the ing4 gene encoding inhibitor of growth protein 4, which translates into the protein MAAGMYLEHYLDSIENLPFELQRNFNLMRDLDQRTEDLKGQIDSLAKEYTANARTLSSEQKLSILRQIQQSYSKCKEFGDDKVQLAMQTYEMVDKHIRRLDTDLARFEADLKEKQIESTDYDSTSSKGKKVDTRQKEKKTAKTRSKVKSSDEDGSPKSAQKKVKLLQPGEFNSPTANFGNVHPSDVLDMPVDPNEPTYCLCHQVSYGEMIGCDNTDCSIEWFHFACVGLTTKPRGKWYCPRCSQDRKRK